From Rhododendron vialii isolate Sample 1 chromosome 7a, ASM3025357v1:
aaagaattcaccgaatgcataggaaacaattaatttgattattacgacTAAGATATAaaatgtaacgcccctgaattttggtcaataaaaatttcgttaaatatttgaattttatttaatttacttattttcttttgagtggctatatgttttcttgtaaatttcgttgtagttagattttggtctcgactagaaaccctacgtgaccaatttagttagtttccaatcgactacttggaggaaccaagcaaccaactcacctagttactagatgaaccttttggagctattgaaccttttgaaccgttttcattacccattggtccataatagttagggtaatttttgtccattggataataaactttttattataaaagtacatgtagtctttttaaaatcttgtttttaaaataaaaattacttgtactcttttgtccattggttattaaccgcaagggaattattatccattgggtaataaccgctaggaaagttagtaacccttgggtaatagagtctttttgaccaaataaagtaccgatgtgactaggaaccttccaataaaattgatttgactagtcaaccttttcaaaccctagaaatttcttatttatttccttttattaatttggttttattctttgtcctttggacaataaatgttaggggaactattatccattgaataatagaaacccaattctttatattaaaggggttttgagcaaaagtacttgaatagacttttataattgctttaaagtactttttgattattttattataaaaagtttcctagttattattgtccattggataataaaagttagggtatttattatccattgggtaatagagttattctttcatcaagtacatgggcttattaaactagtcatttttcctaaaattcCCATGTGATgtagtacccatattttattatgtagccttttaaagcctaagattttccaaagtacttttatactccctccgtcccaatttagttgTCACTTTTGGGGATTCGCGCTTTATAAGGGAACATAATTATTACATGTTTGATCACTTGAATTTCCTATTTTACCCTTCATTCTTTTATTGAGTACTCCTAATTTGATGGTACACAAAACttccatttttttgaaaattaggCGCCAAAATAGAAAACTGAAACAGAGTAGGAGTAAAATTTGTGGAGTACTTACTCTGCAAAAGAAACTGCCAGAAGAcacatgaaaaggaaaaaagcgCTAGTTTTGGAATTCAAATCTTcctcaaaattaaaattccCTCCGTCCGTCCCAAAACTCTTCCAATAAAAACAACCCACTCCTACCTTCTCTTCAGGGTCTTTCCCGCCAACTGTTGTCAAAAACCCTTTACCCAATCttttcctctcctctctctctctctctcaacttctACTCTAAACTTCTACTCCTACTCTAAATTTCTATCCACAACTAATGGGTTCTACTAGTCAAAACTTCTACTTTCATTGTAGACCCAACCACGACCTTACAAATGAGCAAAGAGAAGAAATTTTTCAAGCTCTGTTGCTCCGATGTGTTGATGGAAAATTGAAAAGGGGTAGTGTGCCAGAAGTTGCTGCAATGTACTTTGTCTCCAAAAGAACAGTACATCGAATTTGGAGCAGAGCAGAAGCTTGTGTTGCCAGTGGTTTGAGGGCTAATGTATCAAGCAAAAAGCGTGGAAGAGCTGGCTGAAAGCGACGCCAAATTGACTGGAACAAAGTCAAGGAAATCCCTCGTCATCGCCGTACAAATATCCGTTCCTTGTCCGAGGCTATGGAAGTCCCAAAATCAACACTCCATCCACGAATTAAGGAAGGTAAAATTAGGCCTCATTCAAATGCTCTTAAGCCGTACCTTTCTGATGAACATAAGATAGCAAGGTTGCACTTTTGTCTTTCCATGCTTGAGCCAAATAGTCTTCAAACCCAGCCATTGTTCAAGGATATGTACAATTATGTTCACATAGATAAGAAGTGGTTTTATATGACCAAAGAATCGGAAAGGTATTATCTACTTCCCGAAGAAGATCAACCACATAGAACTTGCAAAAACAAACGATTCATCACAAAGGTTATGTTTTTAGCTGCGGTAGCTCGACCACGATTCGGTGCTAATGGAGGCGAAGAGTTTTCGGGTAAGATAGGTATTTTTCCATTCACATTCAAAGAACCAGCCAAACGAACAAGTAAAAATCGTGTGGCCGGTACAATGGAGACAAAGGCAATTGCAACGGTGACTAAAGATGTTATTCGCTCGTGTTTGATTGACAAAGTTATACCTGCTATTCAATCAAAATGGCCTCGGTCTAGCGTGGGTGAAACTATTTATATTCAACAAGATAATGCAAGGCCCCACATCCAACCATCTGATGCTCAGTTTCGTGACGTCGCAACAAAGAATGGATTTGATATTCGTTTATCATTTCAACCCCCAAATAGTCCAGACTTGAATGTTCTTGATCTCGGATTTTTTACAGCAATTCAATCCTTGCAATATCAAGAGGCGCCTAGAACAATCGATGAACTTTTGAATGCCGTGGAAAAATCTTTTGATAAATTACCATTGCACGATCTCGATTCTGTTTTTTTATCTCTACAAGCTTGTATGGTTGAAGTGATGAAGGTTAATGGGGGGAATAATTACAAATTGCCGCACATTAAGAAACCCCAATTAATGAGAGATGGTGTTCTTCCTTCTCATCTTGAATGTGGCCAAGATGTTGTGGAGAATGTGCTAATTCATCTACAGAATCAAGTTTGAATCAAGGTGAGTTATCCTTTTAATCCTATGAATAACTGGTCCTTTTATTGCTGCTTTTTGCTTTCCTTTTAATCCTAACCagctcttttctttccttttgttgtTCCACATGAGAAGGTTTACTGGTTTCAGTAGTTAACCATGGAGAACATCTGTCTAATTTTGCTGCTCATGAATACTGCAACTGGGAGGAATCTGTTTACTGCTGCTTATATTTTCTGCTATAGATGTTGCTGCTACACTGCCTTTGCAATGCTGTTATGAATGGTGCTTTGAAATTTGCCGTGGAGAAATGACATTCTGATGCTACATGTTTTGGAACGGGGTAGTGCTGCCTTACGGTTCGCGGGAGTTTTCTTTTGCTGACTGAATGGTTCCACATTCCACTTgtgttttgttaaatttttgcaGAAGTGTTTTGGAAATTTGTGATGGTTAAGTGTATaagtgaaaaaaagaaaaaagaactggATCTTTGTTTGGTGTTTAATCTCAATGTAAATCTCATTTTGGATGTTCCAGTAATCCAATGCATATTCTAGTCCGGACTAGTAGTATTCATTTTGTCaaatttccctctctttttttactgTATCATTTTGGTAGCAATGATTGAAGAATAGAAGGATAAAATTGGAAATTTGTTAATCATTACCCATCTAGTTTTGAAGTGGGACAATTATTTTGGGACGGCAAAAAGTGTTAAttgagacaagtaaattgggacggagggagtattattttatattggggttttgtacccaattggatttgtttaatgggaggtgtgatatacctagattacaaagtaccctagtttatttatttaaaggggcatgctcctaattggatttctttaatgggtatttgattttgaaaatcttgtactttgtacctttcttattctttcttgcatttgtatatatatatatacatgtgtgtgtgtgtgcttgagagagagagagagagagagagagagaggaggaggaaggagagaggaaggttggttgtaccatacttgatctttccttgatctttcttcatccttggagaatctttctcctaaccaaacttaactccctaTTTGTACTTCTATactttgtttaaaaccaaatcttgtaccattgtctccaaatcttccaacaaatctctcATAGTTCAATCCAAGGactaatcttagccatgcaagcctaggttaggctttgatctttcaaagattgcatgccatgtgtcaaaatttgaggtagagagagagagagggggggggggcggccttgggagagaggagagggcatgccttggcctataaatagtaAGCCAtcccaagcattcaactcacaccttctcactttgctccaacttctctctagaaattcttgttctttcttttgttcttcatgttcttgagtagtttttgagttcttcaagaaactcaacctaggccgccactagaccgccactcgaccaccctctcgatccaaaagtagtagtggtaatagtcaagtagaagtttcgagagaaacctttctctttcgaagctaccggagaccaccgtaggaagttactccgcccgaccaccgacgtattttccgtagccgactaaccttccgtagccgactaccgcctagaagaactgtaaggaaatccttacttgctccctatttattttacttactcaagtataaagtagattatctttatttacgtacttatcgtttgattagaagtattcgtattttgatctttaagatagttatgagtatgcgtatatgagttgcttgtattacttgtggtatgtgataaagcataagtgatttcactccaaagacgtccgtacatgtggcgttgtgctttgaataaagcataagtgatacactccaaaggcgtccgtacatgtggcgttatgctataagtagtaattgagcgtgatgagtaatatagaattggatgatcttgttaggatgattcttgcttacgtttgtcctaccgcggagtctttacatgtaaacgagacacgagaaccgagaaagtaggaacatgacacctaaggtgtggttaaagaaaggaaatatttttcgagaaagaaaatattttgaaactacataatgactggttttgggtggcattatgtgagttgtatgcgtgtgtaaaagaaacatttgaaaaggttttgaattttcgaaaatcgcaatgtggccggacgtggtagcccattgtgtggtgtgtgttgaaaaactcaatgagaacccggagcagcggaatcattgtgggatactcgggaactcggagcggcggaaccgagggttttgaaatgtgtgcgttcccatgggaacccggagcggcggaaccatggtgaggtatagcttggttattcgcggtacggagccaatgcaaatatttttgtgtgccaatgggaacccggcacggcggaaccattgtgaggatactcaggaatccgacgcggcggaaccgaggttgggtgtgtagcttggttatccacggtacggagccaatgcaaatatttttgtttgccaatgggaacccggcgcggcggaaccattgtgaggatacttgggaacccggcgcggcggaaccaaggttgggtgtgtgtagcttggttatccgcgatacggagccaatgcaaatgtttttaaaaaggttgagtgtgtagcttggttatccgcggtacggagccaatgcaaatgtttttaaaaaggttaggtgtgtagcttggttatccgcgatacggagccaatgcaaaacgatttttgaaaggttgttttgtaaatgaaattgttgacacagtctacgatgagtcgcgtaggagaaacccgaaaatcttggacaccaacgatagatgattaatgagtgtggatgtgtcattgattaactgtgtatatacttatcatgtggaaattgatgttgtattatagcttagtttgtaagttatgggttagcgggtatgggattactctgctgaactttgtagctcacggtgttaccttttggtgaccctgacatattatatgggtggcgacgccggtataatgtgtcagattttgtagatgatcagggtaagcagatcaccgtggaggcttttggagctgaggagctggctaggatggagaagaaggaggagctgtagttaggaaccttaggaCCCCCTTcattgtgtaaatattgaactcttgtgagagtatttgttgtaataagagccagactccatttgatgataacaataaaattgtctttttaacgtacccaaaattcggggcgttacataaaaTGAAACAGTTCAACTCACATAACCATAGACGCTTAGATTGTCTATGATTATTAAAGTCCCAAGAAattatctgaaatttgaaagagagtaatagtcaaaaATTATCATgagaataataacaaaaaacgttttcaagatatatatagaaacccataatattaaatgagcgaaaaaaaaaaaagaacacaaaactccagttTGTAGTGTGTTTGGTTAATATCATAATATTATCATCGATGCATATATGGTAACGTTTAAAAGAGTGTCAATAACTATTGTTCTAATGAAACAAAgtttataaaaatgaaaaaaaaggttttacaATTACTTCATGTTttaattatgcaaaaaaatgtTGGTTCGACAactatcaagaaaaaaaagaatagggtattgccgttaaaaaaaagaaagaatagggTGGTAATTAGTTTTACacactttcttttcctatgtcaGTAGATATTAAAAGACTTAAAAAAAATGCCCCTAGCCTCAAGTAAACACCCCAATCGCTTACAATTTTCTGTAAACATGCCTCTCATCGTTCTCTTCTCTGTCATTTTGATTTCAGACTTTCTAGACATCCAATTTTATAACAGAGGCTCCACAATttttaaacacataaaagaagAATAGAATCGGAAGGAGTGGCACATAATTCTTTCGCGTTTTTCAATAATAAAGAAAACAcatgtaacaaaaaaaagaagagtaaacGCCATACTCTTAAAAAAGAGTAAATATCATAATcttaatgaaaatgaaatgagtAGCAAATATACATAAAATAATGGAAGAACTCACCTCGGTGATTTCGGTGAAATAGATTTTGGTGGTATTGGACTTTCCAAGAGagactgttaaaaaaaaaaaaaattcccaagaaaaagagaggaggggagaggTAGAGAATAGGGGTGtacacggttcggattggtccggttctccaAAAAATcagtaaccggaccatttcaaacggttctagaaaattgggaactaaaacctaaccaatatatgcatggaacctaactagaaccaaaccacaagaccggtccgattttggtttgattccggttctatccaataagtatctaaacacttattcacaaaatatgaactcataaaattaaagacaTATGAAGATAATCTGCTGGAATagggaaggaaggaagaaaataaaagctttcctaataaatgaaatttcatctctaaataaattaagtttagcaaacaaaagattaacctactgaattcaaatacatatttaattacacacacatatgtatatctatatttatcttagttttaaacagTCTGGTTCGGTTCaaccacggttcattaattgagaactaGTAAcagaaccaaaattaacggttcttatttttttggaaccataacctgaccgtaAAACCGCAGAAATGGACCAAATAGGATAGTTCGGACCAGATCGGACCGGTTTTACGGTTCGGGCGATTTTCTTGAACACTCCTAGTAGAGAAAGTATAgaagaaaaatgtgaaaatcatatGAACGATgtatataaaattttattttcggtAATTCCGTGATGTACGTTTCACAGCCtagaaataggaaaagaaatgtTGGTTGGTTTTGATTTCGGTGATTTCATACAAAAGTTATGATTTTGCTCTTCATTTGAAAAATGCCTTAATGAGtaccgatcaaaaaataattaatgccTTAATGGGGTAAAAAGTAATTGACTTGGATAAGATATTATAGAGGGAAGATAAAATAGTACTCCAATTGGTTTAGATTGGGGATAAAATGGGGGATAAGAAATGGTGACTGATGTAAAAAGATGTTAaatgactcttttgccctttgTGCAATAATAAATTAGATTATTCATTAAGTTAAatataaaattacaaaagtcaataaaattaattactttttcataattaagaaatagttaattaattaatttaataagtaaaaaaaattaaaatccatttttaaagtgttttttttttataatttcgtATTGTTTTAAGTATGGAtgagttggttttttttggcaaatgtaTGAAACACATGGGCACAATGACACCATAAATTTCCTTAgttcttttattctcttttgtTCGTATTGCCGTAAAAGAGAGAGcgagtgggggggggggggggaagaagaagaagaaaaaatccaGGTCACACACAAACAGAGCTTCACGTTCGTTGTCAATGTCAGAGCCGTCCTTCTTCCAGGTCACACACAAACAGAGCTTCACGTTCGTTGTCAATGTCAAAGCCGTCTTAGGTAcaaccccccctcccctcttctctttatctctctctttttccatttttctcaaTTTGTCTGGGTGATGAAGATGGCGTTGAAGAGGGGTAGGGGGATAAAGAGGAGTGAAATTGTCCAATTTTGTAAAAACCCGTatattattctattttctttaatcgtAATATGTGGAAGATCATATTTTGATTAAATTATGTGCCTATTAATGTGGTATAAGGATATGCCTATAGTTGTGTACCGAACATTCGGAGAATATTTGAACTATTAGTTTTAATGTTGTAAAGATGTTTGGAGGTGTTGGTAGCAAGCGGACTTCGATTTGATGACCGTTGgtgaaatttcttttttttccagctAGTATCGGTATTGCGTTTTGCCCAGTACTGGTACCCATTGTCCAGAAGTCGGGTTATTTTGGCATTTTGGGGTGTTAGTACTGGTACTGTAAATTGCCCAATACTGGTACCAACTAAGAAATTTCAGAAATTTTAGCACGCATTTCAGCTcactataaatacaccattttaccattttttacACCCAAACCCACAAAATAAGCCTAGAAACACCCTTTCTCACCTACCCCACTTCAATCTCACTTAAATCCCTTGatttctacctcaaattttcaaGATCCAAGTGATTTCTACCTTAAACTCACTTGATTCTCGCATTTGATGAATAATGGATAAGTTTTGTATTCTTGCTTTCATTCCTTGACTCTACATGGTTATGAATTGCTCCAAGCCAACACCCCTATTCCCCTCTAATTAACACAAACAACTTTCCCTTGTGCCATTTTAGCCTGAAATAAACATGAAACTCATCAACCAGAGCTCGTGATTGACACGCACTCTAATGTGGAATACTAATTTGGGGCGTGGTTTTACTGCTGAGAGTTGCGAGTGGGGATTCCAAATCCTCCGGTTTGAATACTTTCACAGCCAAACCTCATTTGTATTTCTATCTTCTTTTTACCCATTTGCCCAAAATCTGCAGGGAGGAAATAATAGCCTTGAGAAGGAAACCCAAATCATTTCCTTCACCTTCACGCCTCCATTACtctcgcgctctctctctctctctctctctctctctctctctctctctctcaaagtgTCTTATCTTCGCCAGTCGCCACCTCTCACTCCAGTCCCCATAAAACCACTGTTTGTTTACTTTCACTCCACATCTCCACTTggcttgtctttttttttatttttattttatccgcAACACTTGGCTTgtcattaataaatttttacccTTAAATATTTCCTCTCCTTTAAATTAACAACACCCTTCCTCGGTAAATCTGAAGAGCCGAACAAAGTTGGAGTTTTACATGCAGTACAGGGTAAAAGAAGCACAGGAATTCCTTGTCTCTCAGTAATTTTCTTCGCATCTACTGTATTTCTCTAGATCGAGCTTTTCTCAAATGGGTTCTTGAAACCAGAAAAACAAGTGGGTGAACTATCTGTAAGGGGCCGGAAAATCCACAATTTTGGAACGTCCAGAGGGGTCGCGAACCAATTCAGTGTTTGCTATGAACACGTTACTCTATGGACTCATTCACATCAAGAGCTATAAGAGGCATTTTCGGCGACGTTTCCCTAACGTTAGGTGGTCTTTCCCTAACGTTAGGTGGTCTTTCCCTAACGTTAGCCGGTCTTTCCCTAACGTTAGATGGTCTTTCCCTAATGTTAGCCGGTCTTTTCCCTAACGCTAGGTGGTCATTTCCTTAACGTTATGTTAGCTGGTCGTTTCCCTAACGTTAGCTGGTCTTTCCCTAACGTTAGGTGGTCGTTTCCCTAACGTTAACTAGTCTTTCCCTAACGTTGGGTGGTTATTTTTCTAACGTTAGCAGGTCTTTCCTTAACGTAAGCTAGTGTTTCCCTAACGTTAGCAGGTCTTTCTCTAACGTTAACCGGTATTTCCCTAACGTTAGCAGGTCTTTCCCTAATGTTAGCCGGTTTTCCCCTAACGTTAGCCGTTGTTTCCTTAACGTTAGGTGGTCCTTTCCCTAACGTAGGGTGGTCATTTCCTTAATGTTTCGCTGGTCTTTCCCTAACGTTAGCAGGTCTTTCCCTAAGGTTAGCTGGTTTTTCCCTAACGTTAGGCAGTCTTTCCCTAACGTTAGCAAGTCTTTCCCTAACGTTAGGTGGTCTTTCCTTAACGTTAGGTGGTCTTTCCCTAAACGTTAGGTGGTCGTTTTCCTAACGTTAGCTAGTCTTTTCGTAACGTTAGCTGGTCTTTCCCTAATGCTAAATGGTCTTTTCCTAACGTTTGACAGTCATTTTCCTAACATTCAACACTTGTTGTAACGTTCGGCTTAATTATGCTCCCAAAAGATCTAACAAATATCCAAAGATCGATTTAGAAGCTTCTGGAAGCTTTCGTGAACAGGTGGAGGATAGAGCAAATCTTATGACATATGACGTCACCCAAATGGGACAGGTGGGGGACAGGTGTATTGGGGCATGGGCCGCATGCCTAACTTGCTCAGTACTCCAAGTCATGTTTATAAATACAAGACCACCCCCTCATGTGAAAAGgtttagaaaaagagaaaaggaacacgtttctctctctccatactttcttactaaacttctcctttctccacttactgacttATTCATTGGAGCTTTTCCCCGGAGGAACACCCCCCTCTGATTTGCAGGTATCAGGTTTGGTGGCCAAGCTCGGTAGAGACCTCCCTACCTCGGTGGAGACCTCCCCAAGCTCGGTAGAGACCT
This genomic window contains:
- the LOC131332786 gene encoding uncharacterized protein LOC131332786, whose translation is MEVPKSTLHPRIKEGKIRPHSNALKPYLSDEHKIARLHFCLSMLEPNSLQTQPLFKDMYNYVHIDKKWFYMTKESERYYLLPEEDQPHRTCKNKRFITKVMFLAAVARPRFGANGGEEFSGKIGIFPFTFKEPAKRTSKNRVAGTMETKAIATVTKDVIRSCLIDKVIPAIQSKWPRSSVGETIYIQQDNARPHIQPSDAQFRDVATKNGFDIRLSFQPPNSPDLNVLDLGFFTAIQSLQYQEAPRTIDELLNAVEKSFDKLPLHDLDSVFLSLQACMVEVMKVNGGNNYKLPHIKKPQLMRDGVLPSHLECGQDVVENVLIHLQNQV